CTGTCGCGAGAAAAATGAGCCGCGACAATGTATGCGAGCCCGGTAAGAAGCAGCGCATACCCAAGGACCGGCCCAACCCAGAAAGGAAGGAACATCACCGCGATAGCCGACTGCGCGTCGCTATGGTCAATTCCGAATCGCAGTAGAAGGACGTAGGAACCGCAGTACATGAGACTCGCTGTTGCGCCGAACGCAATTGAAAGCACCGGCAACCCTCGGCGAACTATCGCACTGGCCACGAATACGCAAGCCAACATCGAGGGAATGTGGAACAACAGAAAAAAAGCGACACCGCCGAAACTCGTGGCTTCCGGCGCAAGAGTCAGTCCGACAACAAACATTGTGACGAGAGGAAACACATACGCCATGATCATTGCCGACTTGCTCGGCCGACGTCGAACTGAGGCTCCCGCCACGACACGGGTCCCGCATTCCGGACATGGGGCGCTTTGCTCAAGACCATTCATGTTGTAGCCACAAGCAATGCAACCCGATTCCGGTGGTCGAATACGAAACACTTCGGGCGCGAAAAAAACGAGCCCGAGTGTCCCGCTCCCCGCGATCAATCCGCCGAACCATGCGAGTGTCAGCAAGCCGTCACTCATGGCGATTTTGCGGCAGCAATCCGCCCCCAGCACTCCCCAAATCCAATCTTCCGATACCCCTCGCGTTCACAAAATCCCTTGAAAATCACCGTGTCCCCATCCGCCAAAAACGTGCGAGTTTCCCCCGTCGGCAGCTGAATCGGCTTGCGCGGTTTCGGGGTGGGGGGCTTCCCGCCTTCACCCATTCCATCCCACGTCAACTCCAGCAAGCACCCCCGGCTGTCCGCTTCCTTCCCGCTCACGGTGCCGCTCGCGATCAGGTCGCCCGCGAGCAAGTTGCACCCGTTGCTCGCGTGATGCGTGAGCATCTGGCCGAACGTCCAGTACATGTCGCGGAAACTGCCGCGGCTGAGGCGATGGGGCTTCATCCCCTTCTCCGCCATCTGCGCCGAGAGCAAGTACACCTCGAGCGTGATGTCGAAGCCGCCGCTCTTCTGATCCTCATCATCGAACAAGTACGGCAACGGCTTCGGGTCGCCCGCGGGCCTTTCCATCGCGCCGCGCCGGAACGGTGCGAGCGCATCCATCGTCACGATGTACGGCGAGATGCTCGTCGCGAAGTTCTTCGCAAGGAACGGCCCGAGGGGCTGATACTCCCACTTCTGGATATCCCGCGCCGACCAGTCGTTCACGAGGCAAAGACCAAAGAGATGCTCGTGCGCCAGACCGATCGGCACCGGCTCGCCCAATTGATTCCCGCGTGCGATGTACGCCCCCACTTCCAGTTCGTAATCGAGCATCTTGCACGGACCGAACGTGGGTTCCGTTTGACCTTCCGCCGGCGACTGCTGGCCGCTCGGCCTTTTGATCGGCGAACCGCTCAAGACGATCGACGACGCCCGACCGTGATACCCGATCGGCACGTGCTTGTAATTCGGGAGCAGCGGATTGTCGGGCCGGAACATCGCACCCACCGTCGTCGCGTGATGGATCGACGCGTAGAAATCCGTGTAATTGATAATCGGCAGAGGCGGCAGCAGTTTCGTCTCGCTCTGCGGCCGCAGCGCCTTGTCGCGCAGCCTGCGGATCCCCTGACCGCCGCCTTCTTCGCTCAGGAACTTCTGCAGGATCGTCCGCAGCTCCCCGATCAGCCGCGGCGATTCCGCAAACCCGAACCAGTATCCCTGCTCAAACGCCTCGAGCAGTTCTTCAGATCCCTCACGCTCGAGATACCCCGCCTCACCCAGCATCCCCACATCCAGAATCTGATCCCCGATCGCCACGCCCTGATGCGCGTGCGTGTGCTGGTGCTCACCCTCTCCGTGCGTCGCCGCAAAGACGCACAAGGGCAGATTCTGAATCGGGAATTCCGTGTTCGGATCGTTCGCGGATTCGACCCAGGATTTCAGATCAGGATTGTGCGTTTCATTCGGCTTGTTGTTCATCGCGTTCTCAACTCAATCAGACGTCACCACAGAGGCACAGAGACACAGAGAGAAGGGCGGAAATGGGAAGATCAGGTTTCCGCGAAACGCTTTTCGAAGCACGTCCACGCCTCACGATCCGCAATCCACCATCTCCAATCTCTGCGCCTCTGTGCCTCTGTGGTGAACCCCTCTTCAAAGCAGTCCCGCCTTCTTCAAATCTTCCACCGGCTCATCAAACGAGCAGCTCCCGAAGCTCAGCGCGAACGCCTCTCTTGCCCGCGCGATCTCGGTGATATCGAGTACGTGATTCCGCCATGTCAAACCCTGATCCGTGCAGATAAATGCGCCGACTTCGCCCTCCCGCAGCACTTCCTCGGCTCCTGCCGTGTCCAGCCCCTTACCGAACACAAAGCACCCGGCGACAAACACGTTCAAAAATCCGTGCATGGTGCATCGTGCGGCGCCCTTCTCATACGTCAGCGGGTGCTCGCCCCGCACAGGGTGGTGCAAGCCCGCCGTCGCCTTGAACGGCACTTCCGCCTGCCTGCACGCAACGAGAAACTCCGCGACCTGCCGCGGCGTCGGAAACGCGTTCTCGGTCACTCCGCCCGTTCGAATCTTCGCCCCGCACGAATTCCCGGCAAGCGCCGCGACAAACCCGCGAGCATCTCCGCCGGGCAACTTCTCCACCGGCGGCAGTTCAAAGAACGGAAAGATGTCCTCCGGTATCACGTCGAGCACATCATCCACGCGCTCGGCGCTCTCGACTTTCACTTCCACAACATCAACACCCGCAAGCCCCTGATCCTCCCGCGCGTGCCGCTCGTTGAACCGCTCGATCAGATCGATCTCCCCCGCATTCTCAATCAACGCCGAAATCCGCCACGGTTCGCCCGCCGCGGCAAACTCCCGATACCCGCTCGTCGCGTTTGTTCCCGGCATGAGCATCGACGCCGCGGCACTCAACTCCTCAAGCCGCGTCGCCGGACAGACAAACCGGCTCAGCATCCACTCGTGCTGTCCGCTCAGCGCACGGAAATAAGCCTCCGCGGCCGGCTGCATCGCCAGTTTCGCGGGAGGGAAGAGCCCGGCATAGTCGATCAGGCCGCCCAGAAGCGACCGAATGCTCCGCGTCTCCATGGGTACAGGATACTCAACGGTGGCCCAATTCTCCGGCGCGGGTTGCTCGGAGCAATCTGTATTTGGAATCCGCCACAGCGGCAAAAACCGGGTTCCGAGAGCGCCTCATTTTTGTGGATTCGCCGAATCCGTCGCGAACGGATCGGCCCCGCGCCATCGCGCGATCCAGATCTGACTCGACGGCTTGGTCTCGCCCGCTGCCACTTCGCCCCGCTGCGCCGTCCACATCATCCCTTTGCCGTCCGGACTGAACACCGGAAGCACATCGGCGCCGGATGCATTCGTGACACGCGCGTGCGGTAAATCCGGGATCGCGACGCTTGGCGCCTGAACCATTTTCCCCTTTTCAAATCCGGGCGCCCCGGTTGCAACTCCGCTCGCGAGATTCGATGCGGCGCCCGCCGCGGCATCGAGCGCCGATTCATCGACGCGGATCGCGAACACTTCGTAATTCCGGTGCCCCATCTCGCTCGTCGCGTACACAAGAAACTCGCCCGACGGATGCCAGAACGGCCCCCAATTGACATGCTCGTTGCTCGTCAACTGATACTCGCGCTCGATCCCCGTCGGCACGGGCACGCCATCCGCGCCGGTTTCATACCGCAAGTCCGAGGCGTACAACTGCAAAAGATCGTTACCCGCGCGATCGGATCGATAGCAGATCCGTTTGCCGCCCGGCGCAAAGAACGGTCCACCGTCATACCCCGGCGCAACCACGATCGGCGTGTGCGTTTTGTTCACCGTGTCGAAGACGAAGATGTCCGCATCGGGCTTCTCGCCTGTCTGCTTCGCCGGATCGACATTCGCATAAAGCACAAACCGTCCCGTCAGGTCCCAACTCGCCTCGGCGCAGTATCCCGGCCGCTCGAAAAGCACCACCGGCTTTGGTTCCTCGCCCTCATTCAGCGAATTCAGATCGAGCGTCACGATCTTCATGTTCTCGGGGAACGACCACACATACTTGTTCGTTCCGACCTGAAAGCCCGGCTTGTTCGGCGCAAGGGGCGGCTCGATCGTGCACCCGAACAGCACCGTATCCGGATGCTTCGGATGAAACCAGCCGCAGGTGTTGGCGCTGCCCTTCGGGCTGATGCGCCGGATGTTCGAGAGCCCGGTCGTTTCTCCTCCGGCGTTTCGCGTGAGGTCGGCAACGTACATCGAATAGTGCTGGTCCGGTTCCTTGCCCGCTTCCGGAATCGGCACGGCCTGAAAAATGATCCGCTTGCCGTTCGGGCTGAAATACGCCTCGCCCGCCTTCACGAACTCGCTACGGGAGGTCAACTCCTTCCACGAATCCAGCAGCCGCGACTCTTCCTTCCGCCAATCCACCTGTTGCGCCGGAGCGGGCGTGCCCCCATCCTGCATCGCTCCGAACAAAGTCCCCGCGAGAATGACAATTGTCAGCATCTTGAGCTCCGTCGTGCCTTTCGCTCGCCTTTCTCCGGCCCTCTTCCCGATTGTTCGCACGCAAGAATCCGGGGATCGATCAACCCGGTTTCCGCTTGCGAACCACTCGCGTGCACTCCTTCGATTCAATCCTCAAAGGAATTCACCTCGTCCATCGCACGAGCCGCTTTGTCGTGGTCGAAAAACCGAGCGGCGTGCTCTCCGTCCCCGGCATCGGTCCCGAAAAAGCCGATTGCGTGGTGTCACGCGTCCATAGCGTGCTCAGCGCACTCGGCGCCGCGCCGGCGCTCTCCTCACCGGGCCAGATGATCGTTCACCGACTCGACATGGATACTTCCGGCCTCATGGTCGTCGCGCTCGATGCCGATTCCCAGCGTCAGCTCTCCCTGCAATTCGAAGAGCGCCGGCCCGAAAAGACCTACATCGCCCTCGTCGCCGGCCTCGTGCGCGCCGACGAAGGCACCATCGATCTACCGATGCGACTCGATGTCGAGAATCGACCGTATCAGATCGTGGATCACGCGCACGGCCGCCCCGCCAAGACGCACTTTCGTGTTCTGGCGCGCGAAACCGATCGCACCCGCGTCGAATTCCGCCCCATCACCGGGCGCACCCACCAGATCCGCGTCCACGCGAGCAAAGGCCTCGGACACCCGATCCTCGGCGATCCGCTCTACGGCGATCATCCCGACGCAAGGCTCATGCTTCATGCCGCATTTCTCAGCTTTGTTGAGCCCGGAGGCGCCGCGCGCCTGGAATTCCGTTCCGCCCCGCCCTTCTGACACTTCACAAAAACACCGCACCCGCCCGAGGAGAAGGGCGGGTGCGGAAAACTGCGAATGAATCGGTCAGGAATCAGGCTCGACGGCGACGGGCCGCGACCAGACCGCCCAAACCCAGAAGCGCCGCGGCACTCGGTGCCGGGATCACGTCGATCGTGGCGAACAGGAATTCGGGGGAGCCGGCATTCGAAGGAACGCCCGACTGCTTGCTGATCGGCGAAGCCGCGTTGTAGAACGTGAGACCGGCCGCGGAGCCCGATCCGAACGTGTTGTTCGTAAAGACGATCGAACGGACAAACGCCGCGAGCGTGTTGTTGCCGATCACGATGCTGCCCGAAGCGATCTGCTGGACGTAGATCGGGTTATCGGGCAGCGTGGTGAATAACTGGCTCGCAAATGAGAGGGGCGTCCCCGCCTGCCCGAGAATGCGATTGCCGCCGCTCTGAGACTGCTGCAAAAACGCCGCGTTCCCGTTCGGCAGATCTCGCTGATATGCCGTGACCAGGTCGCCGTTGAAGCCGTTGCCGAAGTTGGTCATGACATTGGAACCGGTGAATCGAGCCACCGCGACAGCGTTGCCCGTGCCATCGGCCGTGGTCACCTGCGTGCCCTCGGTGAAGAAAGAACTCACGCGGAACAGCACGCTCTTGGCGCCGGTGCTGACATCCACGTTCAGGTTCCGGGTCCAAGTCGACCCATCGGTGCTGACTTCAAACAGCAGCCCGTATGACGGGGCGGACTGCGCCAGCGCACCCGTCGCGAGACCCGCAACGGCGGCAAAGCAGACAAAGCCTTTCAACATCTCTCTTCTCCTAAAGCGCCGCTCTCGCGGCATCGGGGCGCCTCCGTTGCGCCCGCCCGGAACAACAGGGCGGAGCGCCGCGGCTGCTGGCGCCGCGAAAAAAGCGCCGGCAGCACGGAGGCTCAACCGTTTTTACGGAACGGGGCGGACATGGTTTCTCAATTTCGTCACATACTTCGCAACTGATTCACTATGAGTTTACTCTCATGATTTCATCCCCTGTTTTCTGCGGTATTTCATTCATGTCACACGGGATTCCCCTGAATTCTCGAGCGATTTCGGCGAGGCGTCATCAGGGGAAATCAAACACAAACTGAGATCGGACGAAAAAAGACCACGCCCGCCGAAAGGCGAGCGTGGCTGGTGTTCACGTGAGATTTCTGAGGATCTCTCTACCGTGCAATCTTGCCTTTTCAGGCGCGACGGCGACGGGCAGCGACGAGGCCGCCGAGGCCGATCAGGGCGAGCGAGCCCGGAGCGGGGACGACCTGAAGGGTGCCGGCGATATCCGTCGGCGAGCCTTCCGGAGCCGCGGTGTTCACGTCCTGCACGCCGTTGACGAGCAGATCGCGGTACCACGTGTTCTGGGTGCGCTGGTTGTTGCTGAAGACGATCGTGCGGGTGCCACCGGCCTGGCCGACGGTCATGTCACCCGTGCGGATCACCCACTCGAGCTGGGGCGTGCCGCCCGACGAGGGGCAGTAAGCCGCCAAGGTGCCCGAGAGGAGCAGCTGCGAAGCGAACGACGTGGCCGTCGTGCCGCCGAGGATCGTGTTGCCAGCCGAGAACGAGCTGCTCAGGTAGGTCGTGCCGCCGCTCGTCAGAGCGCCGCGGGTCTGCGCACCGAGCGCATCGCCGTTCGCACCCGAGCCCCAGTTGCTCATCCGCTCAGAGCCGGTGTAACGGGCATAGGCAACAGCCGGGCCCGTGCCGCCGGACGCGGGAACCGGGGTTTCCGGATCGGCGTAGGCCACAACGCGGAACTTGACCGCCTTGTTGCCGCTGCTCACATCGACAGCCGCGTTGGACGACCAAGTCGCGCCGTTGTCGGTGCTGAATTGATACTTGAAGCCCCAAGCAGCGTTAGCCGAGGCAGCGATACCAGCAATGGCCGTGAGGCCCACAACGAAATTCTTCATGTCTCTCTTCTCCTCTGAAAAAAAATCCCACGGAACGGGCGGTTCGTTCCTGACCGATGAAATGTACATCGAAGTCCGGGGGTGCTTCAAGACCTTTCAGTTCGTTTTGATCGTTTTTTGTCAGATTTTCTGGTCTGTAGGGTTGCACGTCCCAGAAATAGTGCCCCGTTCGGTGGTCTGTAACGTCTGTACCCAATGAAACACCCGCCACCTCCGGGTTTTGCCCGATGAAATCCCCCCTTTTCGCGCCATCGAATCTCTCGCGCCCCACCCACCGGGCGGATTTCAGTCGAAATCTGGGTCTGCATCCGTCAATCACAACTCAACCAAGGCGTTGAGGCTCGCGATGCCCATTCGACCCGGACTTTCCTCGTTTCCGGCGCTCCGCCCCACAGCCGATACATAGGGTGATGACCCCATGCTCCCGAATCCGCGGATCGACGAACACACTCAGCTGATGTCAAAAAAGAATCCGCTCCGGCGGTGAGACCGGAGCGGACGATGAGTTCATGACTTGCTGAGTCTGCGGCCTTCGCCGCGGTTTCTCAGACTATTTCCGATCGCTCAGGCGCGACGACGGCGGGCGGCAACAAGGCCACCGAGGCCGAGGAGGGCGAGCGAGCCAGGAGCCGGGATGCCTTCAACGGTGATCGTTGCATTCATGTCAACACGGCCCGGACCACCGGCCTGCGGAGCGCCGGACTGCTTGTTCACGGGCGACGCGCTGTTGTAGAACGTGAGACCCGCCGTGGAACCAGAACCAAAAGTCTTGTTCTGAAGCGTGATCACGTGATTCAGGCCGGCGGCGTCGAGCTTCACTTCGCCGACATAGATTTCCTTGTACGGCTCGAAGGGAACATCGGCGAGGAACAGCTGCGAGCCGAAGCTCGTCACAGCCGAGGTGCCGATCGTGGCGCCCGCGACGGTCGTCAGGGCGGGGTTGCCGCTCGAGATCGTGCGAACGATGTTCTGGAAGTTGTCGGTGCCCTGGAATCCGACAGCCTGGTTCGAACCCGTGAAGCGGGTGAGGGCTTGAGCCGTGCCCGTGCCGTCCGCGGTGGTGATCGTCGGGGCCGAGTTCGGGTCGAAGTACACGCCGAAACGGAACTTGACGGTGTCGCCCGCAGTGGCGGTCACGCTGGAAACCCAAGCGGCGCCATTCCAGACTTCGAACTTGAGGCCATAGGCAGCGTTCGCGCCGGCAGCGAGGCCAGCCACACCAGCAACAGCAGCAATCATGCTCTTCATCATCTTACGGTCTCCTCGCGAATCTCAAAGGAAGACAAACAATGGCCCGCGCGAACACCTCGTGCAGAGCCGTATTTCAAATCTGCCTCGTGTTTTTCGCGTTGCCAGCGAAGTTGGCGGAAAAGTCGGCTTTTTCGCTTTTCCCGGTGCCGACGGAGCCTTTTTCCCAGGCGAAAATGTCGGCACTAAAGCCTGCAAACGCAATAACTTGCGTCCGGACCCGACTCGGAATCCGGAATCGCCCACAACCGTTTCTGAAACATTGCTAATGACTGTTGCAGGGCGACGATTCCACCCGCCTTCGCTCGGCTAACCGTTGCCGAAGCCGAGCTTCGCCAGTTTCTCGGACCATTCAGCCCGTTCCCGCGAGTTGTCGCTCGCCAGCTCCGGGTTGCCGCCCGCCGCTATTCGGGAAAGGGCCTCCGCCTCGAGCCGGCTCAGATGAAGCCCGCCCAGCTCGTAGTCCCGCCAGGCTTCGACCGTCCCGGGCACCAGCGGCTCGATCAATTTGAGCATCGCCTCCGCAAACACGCGGATCTCGGCTTGGGCGTGCGAATCGATCCGGAGCGCCAGGAACCTCAGCGTGTTGTGCAGGTCGCACTTCCAGTACCACTCGGTGTACATATTGACCGGCAAACCGATCCGAGCCATTTCGCGGCTGACCCCCTGCTCTGTCAACGCCAGATACCGCTTGTAGAACCCCTCCACTTCGTCGAGGTAGTTCACAAACTCCTGCGCCGTCTTGAGATCCTGCGCATCGTCGTGGACGCGAAACAGTTCCTCACCCCCCTGCCGGTTCGCCTTGCTCTGCTTTCGGACTTGATCCAGGTTCGGCGTGTAAAAGCGATCCGGCAGAATCGAATACCGGGCGGAATACTCGTTGACGTTCGCAGTGCGGTGCCGGATCCATTGGCGGGCCACGAAGATCGGCATGCACACGTGGAATTTCAGTTCCACCATCTCAAACGGCGTCGTGTGCCGATGTCGCAGCAGATAGCGGATCAGGCCCCGATCCTCGTTTACTTTCTTCGTGCCCTGGCCGTACGAAACGCGAGCGGCCTGCACGATCGCCGCATCGGCGGTCTGCCCCTGCGGGACCAGCCGCGGCATGCAATCCACAAGCGCGATGAAACCGTGATCGAGAACATTGATCTGCTGACGGGCGCTGCCGCCCATGATGTCCACGAGCGGCGTCTCAGGTGCCGAGCGGACGATCCCGTCCGAGCCGGGCTTCAGCGGCTTGATCTCGGGCGTGGGCAGTTGGCTCGGCGCTTCGGACGCGCGCGTGAAATCCGTTGTCTGCATGGATGGCTCCGCCATGCGGGCAGGATAGCGGAGTCAAAGGGCGATGGGATTGCAGAGGATGCCTCCTCACCGTGGGAAGAGTGAAGTTGCGATTTCGAAACACGCAGATGCAAGGACAGCCGTCCCCAGCTCCTCGCTCTTCAGTGACCGCTCCGGTGGCTTGCCGTATATTCGGTAAACAATGTTGAATCAGGACGACAGTCCTCCCACCGCAGGTCGCTCTCCATCAAACGGCCCAAGCCGCTCGACATTCCGTCGCGTGATTCGCTGGTTCTGCGTTTCGGTGATCGTTGCAACACTCGGTGTTGTCGCGGCAGTTCTGATCTGGGTGTGGCATTGGGAGCGGCAAATCGGAGGCGACAACACCGACACTCGCATGCAGGCATCGGAAATTGTTTCTGAAGCGCAAGGGTCGTTTGCAGACGAAGCCAATCGGTGGAGCGAACTGGCGGATATTCTGGCGACGTACGAGCAATTGCAGAGCGAATTCCAGCGGAACTATCCGGCCCCGAAGGACTCAGCCGGCTTTGCGCTCCCGAACTGGGTTCCGGACGCGTCGATGGCGTACGACCCGTCGTCTTCGCCTGAGCAGAGCAAGGCCGGCGCCGAATTTCTCGCCCGCCTCGATCGATCCGGCCTGCTCGCCCGACAGGAATTTTTCGAGCGCGCCAAGCACTTTGAACGGCCGATCGATGCCCCGAGGCTGATCGACGCGACCTTTCTCGATCTTACTGTTGCTCGAAGGCTCGCCCGCGCGGACCGCGCTCTCTTGTTTCGCCTCTGGAAATCGGGAGGCGCGCAAGACAAAGAGGCCGCCCGAGTCTTCGAGTGGCTGCTCGCGCTCGGCCGCGCGTATCGCTATCAGTTCGGAGCGATCAACTCACTGACCGGCATCGCGATCCAAGTCCTGGCGCTCGACACGATCCGAGAGGTCTGCATGAACCGTCCGCTGAGGGAGGACGCACTCGCTCTTTGCCTCGCGGCGATGGAGCGCCAGTTGGACGCGCCGGAACGCGACTTCGCGTTGCGCTGCGAACGAATCCTGGTGCTCGACACGGTGCAATGGAGTTTCAGCGATGATGGACGCGGGGATGGTTACTTCCTGGCTGCGGAAAACTTCGATCTTGGAGCGTTGACCGGAAACCAAGCCCGGAAGACAGCAACAGGCGAAGGATTCTTTCTCGCGAGCAAAAAGGAGCTCGTCGACAAATTCGATGAACTCTTCGGCGCAGACATCGAAAAATCCCTTCGACTGCCGCGCGACCGCACCGCAGCCGCCTGGAACGACCCCGTCGAAGGCCTGCCGAGGCGATTCCGCATTCTCAAGATTCTGTATCCCGCGCCACAAAAACTGATCGCCGCACAGGATCAGTTGATGGGCGAAGTCATCGGAACGAAGACTCTGCTCGCGATCGAGTTGTTTCGACTTCGAAACAACCGATTGCCCGGTGCGCTCTCCGAATTGGTGCCCGGAATACTTGCGGAACTTCCGCTCGATCCGTACGCATCGGGCACCCTTCGATACAAACAAACGGACCCATCCGAAGATCCATGCGGCCGAGACTATTTGCTCTACACGGTCGGATCGGACCGGACCGACAACGATGCAAAAATGAATGTCAAGGTCCCCTTCACGCCTCTGATTGGCGCTCCTTCAGGAAAGGGATTCGACTTCGTTTTCAATACTCCCGACCCCGATCTTCAGAAGTGTCTGAACGCCGATTGATCACAGCATTGACATGCTCTTCCGCGAGGCGTCACTTCACGGCTTAGCGATCAGCCGGATCGTCGCCTCGCCCGAATCGACGCGACGCCGGTACGCAACCACCACCACATCACCCGGCTTCTTCGCGCCCAGCACACGCACCAGTTCCGCGACGTCGCGCGTCGCGGCACCATCCACGGCCGTGATCACGTCCCCCACTCGCAACTCGCCCTTCACGCCCTTCAAAGTCAGCGGCGGAATGATGTTCGCCAGCCCGCGCCCCGGCGGCTCGATGATCGACGTGATCGTGACCCCGTCGCCGCTTCCGGTTTCCACCTCGACGCCCAGGCTCGCCATCCCGGCGCGGATCTCTTCCGCGACTTCCGGGATGGTGCGGACCCACATCCGGAAATCCTTGTCGGTTGCGCGGATCGGGCGATCGAAGACTTTCTCGAAAGCTGTTGCT
The DNA window shown above is from Phycisphaeraceae bacterium and carries:
- a CDS encoding PEP-CTERM sorting domain-containing protein (PEP-CTERM proteins occur, often in large numbers, in the proteomes of bacteria that also encode an exosortase, a predicted intramembrane cysteine proteinase. The presence of a PEP-CTERM domain at a protein's C-terminus predicts cleavage within the sorting domain, followed by covalent anchoring to some some component of the (usually Gram-negative) cell surface. Many PEP-CTERM proteins exhibit an unusual sequence composition that includes large numbers of potential glycosylation sites. Expression of one such protein has been shown restore the ability of a bacterium to form floc, a type of biofilm.) produces the protein MMKSMIAAVAGVAGLAAGANAAYGLKFEVWNGAAWVSSVTATAGDTVKFRFGVYFDPNSAPTITTADGTGTAQALTRFTGSNQAVGFQGTDNFQNIVRTISSGNPALTTVAGATIGTSAVTSFGSQLFLADVPFEPYKEIYVGEVKLDAAGLNHVITLQNKTFGSGSTAGLTFYNSASPVNKQSGAPQAGGPGRVDMNATITVEGIPAPGSLALLGLGGLVAARRRRA
- a CDS encoding PD40 domain-containing protein, which codes for MLTIVILAGTLFGAMQDGGTPAPAQQVDWRKEESRLLDSWKELTSRSEFVKAGEAYFSPNGKRIIFQAVPIPEAGKEPDQHYSMYVADLTRNAGGETTGLSNIRRISPKGSANTCGWFHPKHPDTVLFGCTIEPPLAPNKPGFQVGTNKYVWSFPENMKIVTLDLNSLNEGEEPKPVVLFERPGYCAEASWDLTGRFVLYANVDPAKQTGEKPDADIFVFDTVNKTHTPIVVAPGYDGGPFFAPGGKRICYRSDRAGNDLLQLYASDLRYETGADGVPVPTGIEREYQLTSNEHVNWGPFWHPSGEFLVYATSEMGHRNYEVFAIRVDESALDAAAGAASNLASGVATGAPGFEKGKMVQAPSVAIPDLPHARVTNASGADVLPVFSPDGKGMMWTAQRGEVAAGETKPSSQIWIARWRGADPFATDSANPQK
- a CDS encoding RluA family pseudouridine synthase, encoding MRTTRVHSFDSILKGIHLVHRTSRFVVVEKPSGVLSVPGIGPEKADCVVSRVHSVLSALGAAPALSSPGQMIVHRLDMDTSGLMVVALDADSQRQLSLQFEERRPEKTYIALVAGLVRADEGTIDLPMRLDVENRPYQIVDHAHGRPAKTHFRVLARETDRTRVEFRPITGRTHQIRVHASKGLGHPILGDPLYGDHPDARLMLHAAFLSFVEPGGAARLEFRSAPPF
- the fahA gene encoding fumarylacetoacetase, whose translation is MNNKPNETHNPDLKSWVESANDPNTEFPIQNLPLCVFAATHGEGEHQHTHAHQGVAIGDQILDVGMLGEAGYLEREGSEELLEAFEQGYWFGFAESPRLIGELRTILQKFLSEEGGGQGIRRLRDKALRPQSETKLLPPLPIINYTDFYASIHHATTVGAMFRPDNPLLPNYKHVPIGYHGRASSIVLSGSPIKRPSGQQSPAEGQTEPTFGPCKMLDYELEVGAYIARGNQLGEPVPIGLAHEHLFGLCLVNDWSARDIQKWEYQPLGPFLAKNFATSISPYIVTMDALAPFRRGAMERPAGDPKPLPYLFDDEDQKSGGFDITLEVYLLSAQMAEKGMKPHRLSRGSFRDMYWTFGQMLTHHASNGCNLLAGDLIASGTVSGKEADSRGCLLELTWDGMGEGGKPPTPKPRKPIQLPTGETRTFLADGDTVIFKGFCEREGYRKIGFGECWGRIAAAKSP
- a CDS encoding PEP-CTERM sorting domain-containing protein; this encodes MKNFVVGLTAIAGIAASANAAWGFKYQFSTDNGATWSSNAAVDVSSGNKAVKFRVVAYADPETPVPASGGTGPAVAYARYTGSERMSNWGSGANGDALGAQTRGALTSGGTTYLSSSFSAGNTILGGTTATSFASQLLLSGTLAAYCPSSGGTPQLEWVIRTGDMTVGQAGGTRTIVFSNNQRTQNTWYRDLLVNGVQDVNTAAPEGSPTDIAGTLQVVPAPGSLALIGLGGLVAARRRRA
- a CDS encoding FAD-dependent thymidylate synthase produces the protein MAEPSMQTTDFTRASEAPSQLPTPEIKPLKPGSDGIVRSAPETPLVDIMGGSARQQINVLDHGFIALVDCMPRLVPQGQTADAAIVQAARVSYGQGTKKVNEDRGLIRYLLRHRHTTPFEMVELKFHVCMPIFVARQWIRHRTANVNEYSARYSILPDRFYTPNLDQVRKQSKANRQGGEELFRVHDDAQDLKTAQEFVNYLDEVEGFYKRYLALTEQGVSREMARIGLPVNMYTEWYWKCDLHNTLRFLALRIDSHAQAEIRVFAEAMLKLIEPLVPGTVEAWRDYELGGLHLSRLEAEALSRIAAGGNPELASDNSRERAEWSEKLAKLGFGNG